One stretch of Bradyrhizobium canariense DNA includes these proteins:
- a CDS encoding 2'-deoxycytidine 5'-triphosphate deaminase translates to MGKELSFTLQPDANGILPDRMIAAMADAGLILPAYPFVESQIQPASLDLRLGDIAYRVRASFLPGPGATVAERIDELKLHEIDLSDGAVLETNCVYIVPLLESLALPPNIVAAANPKSSTGRLDVFTRVIADGTRRFDMIGAGYHGPLYAEISPKTFPVLLREGSRLSQVRFRVGDAILNADELDALHDAERLVDIDDADLANGVALSVDLSGESASGFVGYRAKRHTGVVDIDRRGGYAINEFWEAIAARPDGSLILDPGEFYILASKEAVQVPPDYAAEMVPFDPLVGEFRVHYAGFFDPGFGYAGAGGQGSRAVLEVRSREVPFILEHGQIVGRLVYEKMLARPDAMYGQRIGSNYQAQGLKLSKHFRV, encoded by the coding sequence ATGGGTAAGGAATTGTCGTTCACGCTTCAACCCGATGCCAATGGCATTCTGCCCGATCGCATGATCGCGGCGATGGCGGATGCCGGCCTTATTCTGCCGGCCTATCCGTTCGTCGAAAGCCAGATCCAGCCGGCGAGCCTCGATCTGCGGCTGGGCGATATCGCCTATCGGGTCCGCGCAAGCTTCCTGCCGGGGCCGGGCGCGACGGTGGCCGAGCGCATCGACGAATTGAAGCTGCACGAAATCGACCTCAGCGATGGCGCGGTGCTGGAGACCAATTGCGTCTACATCGTGCCGTTACTGGAGAGCCTGGCGCTGCCACCGAACATCGTCGCCGCGGCCAACCCCAAAAGCTCGACCGGGCGGCTCGATGTATTCACCCGCGTGATCGCCGACGGCACCCGCCGGTTCGACATGATCGGCGCCGGCTATCATGGCCCGCTCTATGCCGAGATCAGCCCGAAGACGTTTCCGGTGCTGTTGCGCGAGGGATCGCGGCTGTCGCAGGTGCGCTTCCGGGTTGGCGACGCCATCCTCAACGCCGATGAGCTTGACGCGCTGCACGATGCCGAACGGCTGGTCGATATCGACGACGCCGATCTCGCCAATGGCGTCGCGCTCAGCGTCGATCTGTCAGGCGAAAGCGCCAGCGGCTTTGTCGGCTATCGCGCCAAGCGCCACACCGGTGTGGTCGATATCGACCGCCGTGGCGGCTATGCGATCAATGAGTTCTGGGAGGCGATAGCGGCGCGGCCGGACGGCAGTCTCATTCTCGACCCCGGCGAATTCTACATCCTGGCGTCCAAGGAAGCCGTGCAGGTGCCGCCGGATTATGCCGCCGAGATGGTGCCGTTCGATCCGCTGGTCGGCGAATTCCGCGTGCATTATGCCGGCTTCTTCGATCCCGGCTTCGGCTATGCCGGGGCGGGCGGGCAGGGCTCGCGCGCGGTGCTGGAAGTGCGCTCGCGCGAAGTGCCGTTCATCCTCGAACACGGCCAGATCGTCGGCCGGCTGGTTTACGAAAAAATGCTGGCGCGGCCCGATGCCATGTACGGCCAGCGCATCGGCTCGAACTACCAGGCGCAGGGCCTGAAGCTGAGCAAGCATTTCCGGGTTTAG